The nucleotide window TGACTATGAATTAGATATGACCGAAGTACGTATAGAGCGCACCACATCAACAGGACCTGGAGGTCAGTCCGTAAATACAACATACTCTGCAATTAAGCTGCACCATGAACCAACAGGTATGATTGTGAGTTGTCAAGATCAGAAATCATCGCACAAAAACTTAGAAAAAGCTTTAAAGGTTTTACGTTCGCGTTTATACGAAGAAGAATTAAGAAAGCGTCAGGCAGAAGCTTCAGAAAAGCGCAAAAGTATGGTGAGCTCTGGAGATAGAAGTGCCAAGATTAGAACGTATAACTATCCTCAAGGTCGCGTAACCGATCATAGAATTGGGTTAACCTTATATGATTTATCAAACATCATAGACGGAGATATTCAAAAAATAATTGATGAATTAATGCTTGCAGAAAACACAGAGTTGTTAAAAGCAAGCGACGATGTAATTTAAATTTAGGCCTCTTTTTTGAGGCTTTTTTTATGAAAAGAAAACTTTTATATGCTTTATCATTCTTGGCTGGAATCTTTATTTTAGCTAGACTTACAGGTGCATTATCATATTACAAACTTCCAAGCACCTCAAATGAACCAAATTTAAAATTAAATTCAAAAATAATTGGGTCTAATTTAATTAAGCCAAGGCCTATGGATTTTGCTTATTTTAAATTTTCGGATAGTTTAGATGGTTGGACTTTGATTAAGCGATTGGTAGCTGTTCCTGGAGATAAACTAGAGTGTAAAAGAGGTGTGATTTATGTAAACGATAAAAATATAGATACCTTGTTAAACTTAAGACACTCTTACATCGTTGCAAATAATGATGCTAGAAAAATAATAGAAAAATTTAAAAACGATGAGTCTTTTCAAATGTATCAAAAAGGTGCTGATTCTATTGTAGTTTTT belongs to Winogradskyella sp. J14-2 and includes:
- the lepB gene encoding signal peptidase I translates to MKRKLLYALSFLAGIFILARLTGALSYYKLPSTSNEPNLKLNSKIIGSNLIKPRPMDFAYFKFSDSLDGWTLIKRLVAVPGDKLECKRGVIYVNDKNIDTLLNLRHSYIVANNDARKIIEKFKNDESFQMYQKGADSIVVFLDSDYVANNQLNLKRYIHNNEFSLLSKDIASKRDNWSITDFGPIVLPPKKYFLLGDNRDNSLDSRYRGFVDEENIMGTLIYNF